The Xanthomonas indica genome has a segment encoding these proteins:
- a CDS encoding alpha/beta fold hydrolase: MHSHSRADTAFDADGVTLRGWLYRPTPTTATPAPIVVMAHGWSLVKEAYLDRYAEVFAAAGLAVLVYDHRGFGDSDGTPRQEIDPWRQIEDCRHAITYAGSLDGIDPMRLGVWGTSYSGAHAMQVAATDRRVKAVVAQVPGLAGYRNGLRRGSYERAEALQAAFAADRLAVLRGGEPARKAVVGATDAIFPSDDARAFFEGAGAIAPNWRNWTTLRSAEWSRGYEPAIFAAAISPTPLLMIVADRDYISGTDFQLQAYAQALEPKQLLMLRGGHFVPYVEQFETSSGAARDWFVAHLAPAPRSGV; the protein is encoded by the coding sequence ATGCATTCCCATTCCCGCGCCGACACCGCCTTCGACGCCGACGGCGTCACCCTGCGCGGCTGGCTGTACCGGCCCACACCAACCACCGCCACGCCCGCGCCGATCGTGGTGATGGCGCACGGCTGGTCGCTGGTCAAGGAGGCGTACCTGGATCGCTATGCCGAGGTATTCGCCGCCGCCGGCCTGGCCGTGCTGGTGTACGACCACCGCGGCTTCGGCGACAGCGACGGCACCCCGCGGCAGGAGATCGATCCCTGGCGCCAGATCGAGGATTGCCGCCACGCCATCACCTATGCCGGCAGCCTGGACGGCATCGACCCGATGCGCCTCGGCGTGTGGGGCACCAGCTACAGCGGCGCGCACGCCATGCAGGTCGCGGCCACCGATCGGCGGGTCAAGGCGGTGGTCGCGCAGGTGCCCGGCCTGGCCGGCTATCGCAACGGGCTGCGCCGCGGCAGCTACGAGCGAGCCGAGGCCCTGCAGGCGGCGTTCGCCGCGGATCGCCTGGCGGTGCTGCGCGGGGGCGAGCCGGCACGCAAGGCCGTGGTCGGTGCCACCGACGCGATCTTTCCCAGCGACGACGCGCGCGCCTTCTTCGAGGGCGCCGGTGCGATCGCACCGAACTGGCGCAACTGGACCACCCTGCGCTCGGCGGAGTGGAGCCGCGGCTACGAGCCGGCGATCTTCGCCGCGGCGATCAGCCCGACGCCGTTGCTGATGATCGTCGCCGACCGCGACTACATCTCCGGCACCGACTTCCAACTGCAAGCCTACGCGCAGGCACTGGAACCGAAGCAGTTGCTGATGCTGCGCGGTGGCCACTTCGTGCCCTACGTCGAACAGTTCGAGACCTCCAGCGGCGCCGCACGCGACTGGTTCGTCGCGCACCTGGCGCCGGCGCCACGCAGCGGCGTCTGA
- a CDS encoding VOC family protein, whose product MSRAEQHHRIDYLEFAVASIAAAKAFYGQAFDWTFQDYGPDYCEFRDGRLSGGFFHGTAQPGGALVVLYSHDLAATQARIEAAGGRIVRPAFDFPGGRRFHFADRDGYELAVWCEG is encoded by the coding sequence ATGTCCCGCGCCGAGCAGCATCACCGCATCGACTATCTGGAATTCGCCGTCGCCTCGATCGCCGCGGCCAAGGCCTTCTACGGCCAGGCCTTCGACTGGACCTTCCAGGACTACGGCCCGGACTACTGCGAATTCCGCGACGGCCGCCTGAGCGGCGGCTTCTTCCACGGCACCGCCCAGCCCGGCGGCGCCCTGGTGGTGCTGTACTCCCACGATCTCGCCGCCACCCAGGCCCGCATCGAGGCCGCTGGCGGCCGCATCGTGCGCCCCGCGTTCGACTTCCCCGGCGGGCGCCGTTTCCACTTCGCCGACCGCGACGGCTACGAACTGGCGGTGTGGTGCGAGGGCTGA
- a CDS encoding TetR/AcrR family transcriptional regulator, whose translation MASLSTPASARLTERKRQAILEAAIAEFHGHGFEATSMDRIAASAGVSKRTVYNHFPSKDALFDAILLQLWQRSLDTVGVPYDPQQPLRAQLMQLLQQKLQMFDDPAFLGLSRMAMVEGLRAPERARELVARLGSKEEGTLVWLRAALADGRLKPLQPEFAAQQLHALIKGFAFWPQLSMGQPPLSPEQQAQVAASATDMFLGHYARDPD comes from the coding sequence ATGGCTTCTCTTTCCACGCCCGCATCGGCACGGCTGACCGAGCGCAAGCGCCAGGCGATCCTGGAGGCGGCGATCGCCGAGTTCCATGGCCATGGCTTCGAGGCCACCAGCATGGACCGCATCGCGGCCAGCGCCGGCGTGTCCAAGCGCACCGTCTACAACCATTTCCCCAGCAAGGACGCGCTGTTCGACGCGATCCTGCTGCAGCTCTGGCAGCGCAGCCTGGACACCGTTGGCGTGCCTTACGACCCGCAGCAGCCGCTGCGCGCGCAGTTGATGCAGTTGCTGCAGCAGAAGCTGCAGATGTTCGACGATCCCGCCTTTCTCGGCCTGTCGCGGATGGCGATGGTCGAGGGCCTGCGCGCGCCCGAGCGCGCGCGCGAGCTGGTCGCGCGCCTGGGCAGCAAGGAGGAGGGCACGCTGGTGTGGTTGCGCGCGGCCCTGGCCGACGGGCGGCTCAAGCCGCTGCAGCCCGAGTTCGCCGCGCAGCAGTTGCATGCGCTGATCAAGGGCTTCGCGTTCTGGCCGCAGTTGAGCATGGGCCAGCCGCCGCTCAGCCCTGAGCAGCAGGCCCAGGTCGCCGCGTCGGCGACGGACATGTTCCTGGGGCATTACGCGCGGGATCCGGACTAG
- a CDS encoding helix-turn-helix domain-containing protein: MSLPSRYAECDAPVALRDRVRCSWRFRQGEAEAAPAQVLPDGCVDLIWNVRTLFVAGPDRRASDATLAPGMVLTGVRLAAGAGASLLGVPLHAVANQRVPLDALWGIRGRDWQARLEDAADPLATLHALCASRPLHRDHAMAWLFAQLAGATPPRLSVLTGTLGVSERTLRRRSHEAFGYGPKTLERILRLQRFLGLARQHPSLTAAALEAGYGDAPHLVRDSRQLTGLSPSELVQRHAR; this comes from the coding sequence ATGTCCCTGCCCTCCCGCTATGCCGAATGCGATGCGCCAGTGGCGCTGCGCGACCGGGTGCGCTGCAGTTGGCGGTTCCGCCAGGGCGAAGCAGAGGCAGCGCCGGCGCAGGTGCTGCCCGATGGCTGCGTCGACCTGATCTGGAACGTCCGCACCTTGTTCGTGGCCGGGCCGGACCGCCGCGCCAGCGACGCCACGCTGGCGCCGGGCATGGTGCTGACCGGTGTACGCCTCGCGGCCGGGGCCGGCGCCAGCCTACTCGGCGTGCCGCTGCATGCCGTCGCCAACCAGCGCGTGCCGCTGGACGCGCTGTGGGGTATCCGCGGCCGCGACTGGCAGGCGCGGCTGGAGGATGCCGCCGACCCACTGGCGACCTTGCACGCCCTCTGCGCGAGCCGGCCGCTGCACCGAGACCACGCGATGGCCTGGCTGTTCGCGCAACTCGCCGGCGCGACGCCGCCGCGGCTGTCCGTGCTGACCGGCACACTGGGCGTCAGCGAACGCACGCTGCGCCGGCGCAGCCACGAGGCATTCGGCTACGGCCCCAAGACCCTGGAGCGCATCCTGCGCCTGCAACGCTTCCTGGGCCTGGCCCGCCAGCATCCCAGCCTGACCGCGGCGGCGCTCGAGGCCGGCTATGGCGACGCGCCGCATCTGGTGCGCGACAGCCGGCAACTGACCGGGCTCAGCCCAAGCGAACTGGTGCAACGGCACGCGCGCTGA